TCACCGCCGACGGCACGCCCATCGCCGGACAGCCGACCCTGTGGCGCGGCCGCACCAGCGCGGTGGACGGCTTCATCCTGGGCCGTCTGCAGTCCGACGCCTTGGCCTGATCCGGATGACGCAAACCGTTACTCCGCCGATCGAGGGCCAGGACATCGACCGCAAGGCCATGCAGGCCCTCATCGAGACGGCGGCAGGCAAGGCGCTGTCATTCGTGGATTGCGACTTCCAGGAGGCGGATTTTTCGCGCCTGGAGCTGCGCGGCTTCCAGTTCAGCGGCTGCGCCATCGCGGGCGCCTCGTTTCAGGGCGCGGATCTGACCGACACCCAGTGGCTGCGCTGCCGCGGCGGGTCGGCCAGCTTTGCGTCGGCGGATGCCAGCGAGGCCACCTTCCAGAACTGCGATCTGAACAACGCCAATTGGCGCCGCGCACGGCTGGCGAGCGCCCGGTTCCGGTCGTGCAAGCTGACGGGATCGGATTTCGATGGCATTGCGTGCCTGGGCTGGTCGC
The DNA window shown above is from Achromobacter spanius and carries:
- a CDS encoding pentapeptide repeat-containing protein codes for the protein MTQTVTPPIEGQDIDRKAMQALIETAAGKALSFVDCDFQEADFSRLELRGFQFSGCAIAGASFQGADLTDTQWLRCRGGSASFASADASEATFQNCDLNNANWRRARLASARFRSCKLTGSDFDGIACLGWSLEECLLVGALLRGVSFRKCNLLQLDFSDADLSGSDFRETVFHGGSLRNATLKNVHFEGADLREADLGGLDLTAAARLAGATISKTQAAALLAELRISVV